Proteins from a genomic interval of Sphingobacterium lactis:
- the ribH gene encoding 6,7-dimethyl-8-ribityllumazine synthase, with protein sequence MSSTLKNLSDFSHLQVKSAAGLKFAIVVSQWNAEVTGALLNGAYKGLLDHGAQEENIALIEVPGSFELVAGSDIALRNKELDAVITLGCVIQGETRHFDFICDAVANGIAQVGIQHNKPVIFGVLTTDNLEQALDRAGGKHGNKGEEAAITAIQMAHIHKSY encoded by the coding sequence ATGTCCAGTACATTAAAAAATTTATCGGATTTCTCCCACTTGCAGGTGAAAAGCGCTGCAGGTCTTAAGTTTGCAATTGTGGTTTCGCAGTGGAATGCGGAAGTCACTGGCGCACTTTTGAACGGTGCCTACAAAGGTCTTTTGGACCATGGTGCCCAAGAAGAAAACATAGCATTAATAGAAGTACCCGGAAGTTTCGAACTGGTAGCGGGGAGCGATATCGCACTACGCAATAAAGAACTGGATGCGGTGATCACCCTGGGATGTGTTATCCAAGGCGAAACGCGCCATTTTGACTTTATCTGTGATGCTGTTGCCAATGGCATTGCACAAGTTGGTATCCAGCACAACAAACCTGTTATCTTCGGTGTTCTAACCACGGATAATCTGGAGCAAGCTCTGGACCGTGCAGGAGGTAAGCATGGTAACAAAGGCGAAGAAGCTGCCATTACGGCCATTCAGATGGCACATATCCACAAAAGTTATTAG
- a CDS encoding tetratricopeptide repeat protein, protein MSQNNPNGSSALPTGPKKSFFQENEKSIIFIVAGIIVLILLYIGYQKLYLAPRAEKAASQMYQAEQYAAIDSLQAKAINGDGSFPGFKEIADEYANTKSANIANAYLGGLYLRQKNFKEAIKYLEQYSETGSQVLDPLIIGLLGDAYSEEKIYDKAANYYKKAADKSANTYTSPIFLKKLGLVYEELQDYKNAESTYQKIRDEYPESSESTTIDSFIARVQAKQQ, encoded by the coding sequence ATGTCACAAAATAACCCAAACGGTTCTTCAGCATTGCCAACAGGGCCGAAGAAATCTTTTTTCCAAGAAAATGAGAAGAGTATCATTTTCATCGTTGCCGGTATTATCGTATTGATTTTACTGTACATCGGTTACCAAAAATTATATTTGGCACCGCGTGCAGAGAAAGCAGCGAGCCAAATGTACCAGGCAGAGCAGTATGCGGCGATCGATTCGTTACAGGCGAAAGCGATCAATGGCGACGGTTCTTTCCCTGGTTTCAAGGAAATTGCCGATGAATACGCCAACACGAAATCAGCAAATATTGCGAATGCCTATTTAGGTGGTCTATACCTTCGTCAGAAAAACTTCAAGGAAGCGATCAAATATCTAGAGCAATACTCAGAAACTGGAAGTCAGGTCTTGGATCCTTTGATCATCGGACTTTTGGGTGATGCATATTCGGAAGAAAAAATCTACGACAAAGCCGCTAACTACTACAAGAAAGCAGCTGATAAATCGGCCAACACGTACACATCTCCAATCTTCCTGAAGAAATTAGGATTGGTATATGAGGAACTGCAGGATTACAAGAATGCAGAAAGCACCTACCAAAAGATCAGAGATGAATATCCGGAGAGTTCGGAGTCAACAACCATCGATAGCTTTATTGCTCGCGTTCAAGCTAAACAACAATAG
- a CDS encoding polysaccharide biosynthesis protein: MKIIKPLNNIKIVPRWIIFTFDIAVSAIAFFFAYVLCYNFQLDSFTNESFAIDFLFCIGLTALSFMIFRLYSGIVRYTSAVDSIRILSTIVFTSITMFIAKLAFIAFSINISIPTNLIITYALFAFTGLTTYRTCIKIFFQYTKSTRNGRKNAIVYGAGDLGIAVKRTFEHDFRADKTIVAYMDDSEEKIGKVIDGLKIFSSKDFQRIVRKYGVDELIIASTRIDIETKNLVVEQALELNVNVLTLPPVHKIINGDLSPAQIKQVKIEDLLERAPIQISNMKLLDQLRGKRVLVTGAAGSIGSEISKQLGKYEPQMIILCDQAESPLHNLQLDLQDQFKNQIYHTFIADIRSQERMRLLFETFKPHFVYHAAAYKHVPMMENHPSEGVKTNVFGTYQLANLAVEFDVQKFVFVSTDKAVNPTNVMGATKRIAEKYVQSLNNYLTSVNGIKSTKFITTRFGNVLGSNGSVIPRFKDQIEKGGPVTVTHPDITRYFMTIPEACQLVIEAGNMGNGGEIFVFDMGKSVKIVDLAKKMIRLSGFTPFKDIDIKFTGLRPGEKLYEELLNDLENTLPTHHEKIMIAKVRNNDFELVKSELNTLGKELESNNNVNIVRQMKVMVPEFKSQNSIYEQLDKEIMATINP; this comes from the coding sequence ATGAAAATAATTAAGCCGTTGAATAACATTAAGATAGTGCCGAGATGGATCATTTTCACCTTCGACATTGCCGTTTCAGCCATCGCATTCTTCTTTGCGTATGTCTTATGTTACAACTTTCAGTTGGATTCTTTTACCAATGAAAGCTTTGCGATAGACTTTCTGTTCTGCATTGGATTGACCGCACTATCCTTTATGATTTTCCGCCTCTACAGTGGTATTGTGCGGTATACTAGTGCCGTGGATTCCATCCGCATCCTATCCACAATCGTCTTCACATCCATTACGATGTTCATTGCGAAGTTGGCCTTCATTGCTTTCTCGATCAACATTAGTATACCCACCAACCTGATCATCACATACGCCCTATTTGCTTTCACGGGCTTGACGACATACCGTACCTGTATCAAGATCTTTTTCCAGTACACCAAATCTACCCGGAATGGTCGAAAAAACGCAATCGTCTATGGTGCTGGGGATCTGGGAATCGCTGTAAAACGTACGTTTGAGCACGATTTCCGCGCTGACAAAACCATTGTTGCCTATATGGATGACAGTGAGGAGAAAATTGGCAAGGTCATCGACGGCTTAAAGATCTTTTCTTCCAAAGACTTCCAACGGATCGTGCGTAAATATGGCGTGGATGAATTGATCATTGCTTCTACCCGCATTGATATCGAAACCAAGAATTTGGTGGTAGAACAGGCGTTGGAACTGAATGTAAATGTATTGACCCTTCCACCAGTTCACAAGATCATCAATGGCGACCTTTCACCGGCACAGATTAAACAGGTGAAGATTGAGGATCTTTTGGAGCGAGCACCGATCCAGATTTCCAACATGAAGCTATTGGATCAGTTGCGTGGCAAGCGCGTTTTGGTGACCGGCGCGGCAGGTTCAATAGGTAGCGAGATCTCCAAGCAATTGGGCAAGTACGAACCGCAGATGATCATCTTGTGTGATCAGGCAGAATCCCCATTGCACAACCTACAACTGGACCTACAGGATCAATTCAAGAACCAGATCTACCATACGTTTATTGCGGATATCCGCAGCCAAGAACGGATGCGCCTGCTATTTGAAACCTTTAAACCACACTTTGTGTACCACGCCGCAGCTTATAAGCATGTGCCGATGATGGAGAACCACCCGAGTGAAGGCGTAAAGACGAATGTTTTCGGCACGTATCAATTGGCGAATTTGGCGGTGGAATTCGACGTACAGAAATTTGTGTTCGTGTCCACGGATAAAGCGGTGAACCCTACAAATGTGATGGGCGCGACGAAACGAATCGCCGAGAAGTATGTGCAATCACTGAATAATTACCTGACGAGCGTCAATGGCATAAAATCGACCAAATTTATCACCACACGCTTTGGGAATGTTCTGGGATCAAACGGTTCCGTGATTCCCCGTTTTAAGGATCAAATTGAAAAAGGCGGTCCCGTAACGGTAACCCATCCCGACATTACTCGTTACTTCATGACGATCCCCGAAGCCTGTCAATTGGTGATTGAGGCCGGCAACATGGGGAATGGAGGCGAAATCTTCGTGTTCGACATGGGAAAATCCGTGAAGATTGTCGACCTCGCCAAGAAAATGATCCGCCTATCTGGCTTTACGCCATTCAAGGATATCGACATTAAGTTCACCGGACTCCGTCCTGGCGAAAAATTATATGAGGAATTGCTGAACGACCTGGAGAATACCCTCCCTACGCATCATGAAAAGATCATGATCGCCAAGGTGCGCAATAACGATTTCGAATTGGTAAAAAGCGAATTGAATACCTTGGGCAAGGAACTCGAAAGCAACAATAATGTGAATATTGTTCGGCAGATGAAGGTCATGGTTCCAGAATTCAAGAGTCAAAACTCCATTTACGAACAATTGGACAAGGAAATCATGGCAACCATTAACCCCTAA
- a CDS encoding alanine dehydrogenase, translating into MINVSKLAQEGVLQPKEALLKKDKKKGSLSIGIPKEDSFQENRIALTPLSVGLLVENGHEVLIESGAGDASNFLDHHYSEQGARIVHDRKEVFQADIVIKVAGPTLKDVELMKNRQVLFSSQQPSLMKLEVLKALMKKQATALSFEYLQDEGGHLSVVRAMSEIVGATSVLIAAEYLSNVFDGKGLMLGGVTGVPPTEMVIIGAGTVGEFAARTAIALGAQVKVFDSSVYRLRRLQNNVGSRVFTSVIQPIVLNKAIRSCDVVIGAVRAKNGRTPCLISEDTVSKMKPNSVLIDVSIDQGGCFETSEVTTHDKPVFRKYDVIHYCVPNIASRVARTATYALTNIFTPILLEIGEAGGMNNMIWANQGIRSAIYLYHGNLTNKDMSDKFNVPCKDLNLIVMANF; encoded by the coding sequence ATGATAAATGTATCCAAGTTGGCCCAAGAAGGGGTACTACAACCTAAAGAAGCACTGCTGAAAAAAGATAAGAAAAAGGGTAGCTTGAGTATCGGTATTCCCAAGGAGGACTCCTTTCAGGAGAACCGGATTGCGCTTACTCCGCTTTCGGTTGGCCTATTGGTGGAGAATGGGCATGAGGTGCTTATTGAAAGCGGTGCCGGGGATGCGTCTAATTTTCTGGATCACCATTACAGCGAGCAGGGTGCCCGTATCGTGCATGATCGGAAGGAAGTTTTTCAGGCCGATATCGTGATCAAGGTGGCGGGACCGACCCTGAAGGATGTGGAACTGATGAAAAACCGACAGGTCTTGTTCAGTTCGCAGCAACCTTCGCTGATGAAATTGGAAGTGTTGAAGGCGCTCATGAAAAAGCAGGCTACCGCATTATCCTTTGAATATCTGCAGGATGAGGGCGGACATCTTTCCGTTGTACGCGCCATGAGTGAGATTGTCGGTGCAACTTCGGTATTGATCGCTGCTGAGTACCTGTCCAATGTTTTTGATGGCAAGGGACTGATGCTAGGCGGTGTGACGGGTGTCCCACCAACTGAAATGGTAATTATCGGAGCTGGTACCGTCGGTGAATTTGCGGCTCGTACAGCTATCGCTTTGGGCGCACAGGTGAAGGTCTTCGATTCGTCTGTCTACCGCCTGCGCAGGTTGCAGAATAATGTCGGAAGCCGGGTGTTTACCTCAGTCATCCAGCCCATCGTGTTGAATAAGGCTATTCGTTCCTGTGATGTAGTCATCGGTGCGGTACGGGCGAAGAATGGACGTACGCCATGCTTGATCTCCGAGGATACGGTTTCTAAGATGAAACCGAATTCGGTATTGATCGATGTGAGCATAGATCAAGGCGGGTGCTTTGAAACGTCGGAGGTCACGACCCACGACAAACCTGTGTTCCGCAAATACGATGTGATCCACTATTGTGTGCCAAATATTGCATCCCGGGTGGCCAGGACTGCTACCTATGCATTGACCAATATTTTTACACCCATCCTTTTGGAAATCGGGGAGGCAGGGGGCATGAACAACATGATCTGGGCCAACCAAGGTATCCGGAGTGCCATCTACCTGTACCATGGCAACCTGACCAATAAGGATATGAGCGACAAATTCAATGTGCCGTGCAAGGATCTGAACCTCATCGTTATGGCAAACTTCTAA
- a CDS encoding alpha/beta hydrolase, which yields MKNLLLLLLSIMSIHLYAQDTGEMRALYGVEEIPGSLKPVQELEDADIPKLFVHTAADSSKDIVFLVIPGGGYSHVAINHEGHAVAKRLNDLGYSAYVLRYRLPKATTMKDKRYGPVQDAQYAMAQIRKDHPNKKIAVIGFSAGGHLAASVSNLFELPQTEALKQVNLRPDFTVLAYPVISFEDAITNKGTKESLIGPDFKPEDVEFFSMENRVSESSQPTFLMSAKDDKTVPIENANRYAKALNAYNVRNAMFTYEEGGHGFGLINKTNDRDWFAAMMKWLEEVNAQ from the coding sequence ATGAAAAATCTACTGTTACTACTGTTGAGCATCATGTCAATTCATCTATATGCCCAGGATACTGGGGAAATGCGCGCATTATATGGGGTCGAGGAGATTCCGGGGAGCCTCAAGCCTGTTCAGGAACTGGAGGATGCCGATATCCCCAAATTATTTGTCCACACCGCCGCAGACAGCAGTAAGGACATCGTTTTCTTGGTGATTCCGGGAGGCGGCTATTCGCATGTCGCAATCAATCATGAAGGCCACGCAGTCGCCAAGCGGTTGAACGATCTTGGCTATTCAGCCTATGTATTGCGCTATCGCCTACCGAAGGCAACGACCATGAAAGACAAACGCTATGGGCCCGTGCAGGATGCACAATATGCCATGGCGCAGATTCGTAAGGATCATCCCAATAAGAAGATCGCTGTCATCGGATTCTCCGCGGGAGGACACCTGGCCGCATCGGTTTCCAACCTCTTTGAGCTTCCACAGACCGAAGCGTTGAAGCAGGTGAACCTGCGCCCGGATTTTACCGTACTGGCGTATCCTGTAATTTCGTTTGAGGATGCAATCACCAACAAGGGTACGAAGGAAAGCCTGATCGGGCCAGATTTCAAACCGGAGGATGTAGAATTTTTCTCCATGGAAAATAGGGTAAGTGAAAGCTCCCAACCTACATTCCTGATGAGTGCCAAGGATGATAAAACGGTGCCGATTGAAAATGCAAACCGTTACGCAAAAGCTTTAAATGCGTACAATGTCAGAAATGCCATGTTTACCTATGAGGAAGGCGGGCACGGTTTCGGTCTGATCAACAAAACCAATGACCGGGATTGGTTTGCCGCTATGATGAAGTGGTTGGAAGAAGTAAACGCCCAATAA
- a CDS encoding ABC transporter ATP-binding protein, whose protein sequence is MATQSNSCQYIFSDVQKQDVPLIYGEDVSCIFEGNLTVTAVNHVDFGIEEGKITAIIGESGSGKSTLLKLIYGLLEPNSGEIRYRGWLVPTRKDKLIPGHDAMKLVSQGFDDLNLYAKVWDNVASQLSNTNLALKASRTQEVLEQLRIDHLAQKRVADLSGGEKQRVAISRALINDPEVLLMDEPFNQVDAAFRDELQQDIQQIVQKTGLTVILVSHDPAEVLAMADYLIVMKAGEITDQGKPHALYVEPNSPYTARLLAKSNILSPQQAAVLGIQVDSEISILQENIRFEEQEHGAYWVKDFRFRGFYNELIIGNDDITLHTIQYPKTLVKKNTRIHILVSSYHKFGT, encoded by the coding sequence ATGGCTACGCAATCTAACTCTTGTCAGTATATTTTCTCGGATGTTCAAAAGCAGGATGTACCCCTTATCTACGGTGAGGATGTCAGCTGCATATTCGAGGGCAACCTGACGGTGACCGCGGTCAATCACGTTGACTTCGGCATCGAGGAAGGCAAGATCACGGCCATTATCGGTGAATCGGGCAGCGGTAAGAGTACCCTCTTGAAATTGATCTACGGCCTCTTGGAGCCCAACAGCGGCGAAATTCGGTACCGTGGATGGCTGGTGCCTACGCGGAAGGATAAGCTGATTCCAGGGCATGATGCCATGAAACTGGTATCGCAGGGTTTTGATGACCTGAACCTCTATGCCAAGGTGTGGGATAACGTGGCATCCCAGCTTTCCAACACCAACCTGGCCCTCAAGGCCAGCCGGACGCAGGAAGTACTGGAACAGTTGCGCATAGACCACCTGGCCCAAAAACGTGTCGCAGATCTCAGCGGTGGGGAAAAGCAACGCGTTGCCATCAGCCGAGCGCTCATCAATGATCCAGAAGTGCTCTTGATGGACGAGCCCTTCAACCAAGTGGATGCTGCCTTTCGAGATGAACTGCAACAGGACATCCAACAGATCGTACAAAAAACAGGACTGACAGTGATTTTGGTATCCCATGACCCTGCTGAAGTGTTAGCCATGGCCGACTACCTGATCGTGATGAAAGCTGGCGAGATTACCGACCAGGGCAAACCCCATGCGCTTTATGTCGAACCCAATAGCCCGTATACGGCGCGACTATTGGCCAAAAGCAACATCTTAAGCCCCCAGCAAGCCGCCGTCCTGGGGATTCAGGTTGACAGCGAAATTTCCATCCTTCAGGAAAACATCCGGTTCGAAGAGCAGGAACACGGAGCTTATTGGGTAAAGGATTTCCGATTCCGTGGGTTCTACAATGAACTGATCATCGGCAATGACGACATTACGCTCCATACCATACAATATCCGAAAACCTTGGTCAAAAAAAATACGAGAATTCATATCCTCGTATCTTCTTACCATAAATTTGGTACTTAA
- a CDS encoding outer membrane beta-barrel protein, producing MRLFLTSLFALFIGISSSTAQVIYKKESKDSLGNTDIVSVGIGKGDSEMDNGEVIVYPRTYGGLTFTRIDWGFSRLMDDGSFTLSDENQFLSYKKASNFGFDIAQFGVRFTDNFKIYLSAGFEWNYWRLKQNVQLLEDVKPLTYAQLDEQAGYEKNILTSTYLRLPLSFELRSRQLQNGKRFKLAFGAMTGVLLKGTQRLKSDKNGKQKFKDGFNLQSFQYGPFLRVGYDNYGLFAKYYMNDMFQDSPQQEGVRNLTFGVTLGF from the coding sequence ATGAGATTATTTTTAACAAGCTTATTCGCCCTATTTATTGGTATCAGCAGTTCCACTGCCCAAGTTATCTACAAAAAAGAATCCAAGGACTCCTTGGGAAACACGGACATTGTTTCGGTAGGCATTGGCAAGGGAGATTCGGAAATGGATAACGGGGAAGTGATCGTCTACCCGCGTACCTACGGAGGATTGACATTTACCCGGATCGACTGGGGATTCTCCCGCCTTATGGACGATGGGAGCTTTACCCTGAGCGATGAGAACCAATTTCTTTCCTACAAGAAAGCGTCAAACTTCGGATTCGACATTGCCCAATTTGGCGTCCGATTCACGGATAATTTCAAAATCTACCTCTCGGCAGGTTTCGAGTGGAACTATTGGCGATTAAAGCAAAATGTACAGCTGCTGGAAGATGTGAAGCCCTTAACCTATGCGCAATTGGATGAGCAGGCGGGCTATGAGAAGAACATCCTGACATCCACCTACCTCCGATTACCACTTTCATTTGAATTGCGGAGCAGGCAACTGCAGAACGGTAAGCGTTTCAAATTGGCATTCGGAGCGATGACGGGTGTGTTGCTAAAAGGTACGCAACGCCTAAAGAGCGACAAAAACGGCAAACAGAAATTCAAGGACGGCTTTAACCTGCAGTCCTTCCAGTATGGACCGTTCCTTCGCGTTGGCTATGATAATTACGGGCTATTTGCAAAATATTACATGAATGATATGTTCCAGGATAGTCCTCAGCAGGAAGGTGTCCGCAATTTGACTTTCGGGGTAACGTTGGGATTTTAA
- the tsaE gene encoding tRNA (adenosine(37)-N6)-threonylcarbamoyltransferase complex ATPase subunit type 1 TsaE: protein MEYSVQQPEELRNAAAWLFDHTGDSRVFIFKAPMGAGKTTFIKSLCEHLQVEDSTSSPTFSIVNEYRSPKGPVYHFDFYRLKDEQEAFDLGYEEYFYSDHYCFIEWPEKIPNLIPEDAILVEITVNDDKSRTITI from the coding sequence ATGGAATATAGTGTACAGCAACCCGAAGAACTGAGGAATGCAGCGGCTTGGCTTTTTGACCATACGGGAGATAGCAGGGTTTTTATCTTTAAGGCACCTATGGGTGCCGGCAAGACGACCTTTATCAAATCCCTTTGCGAACACCTGCAGGTTGAGGACAGCACCTCCAGTCCGACTTTTTCCATTGTCAATGAGTACCGTTCGCCGAAAGGACCGGTCTATCATTTCGATTTCTACCGGCTCAAGGACGAACAGGAAGCGTTCGATCTGGGTTATGAAGAATATTTCTATTCCGACCACTACTGTTTTATTGAATGGCCGGAAAAAATACCTAATTTAATCCCTGAGGATGCCATCCTCGTGGAAATAACGGTCAATGACGACAAATCAAGGACCATTACGATATAA
- a CDS encoding PglZ domain-containing protein, which produces MQKIHILWADDEIEFLKPHILLLEQKDYKVKTVNNGSDAVEAFQNEPFDLVFLDENMPGLTGLETLDILKEINPSIPMVLVTKNEEEHLMEDAIGAKIDDYLIKPVNPKQILLTIKKFTENKRLISERTSMAYQQDFRELGMRMNDIGSYHEWVHAYKKLLYWELSLEKLEDAGMHEILTMQKSEANLLFSKFIEKEYLHWIKNPEEGPTLSHQLFKKKVFPKLEPEKPTFFFLIDNLRYDQWKVINEVITDYYRVEEEDNYYSILPTATQYARNAIFSGLTPLEMEKRFPNEWQNDDDEGGKNLYEDVFLADQIKRVYRKDIRHSYTKVITMEQGKDVLDNINKYMQNDLNVLVYNFVDMLSHARTDVAMIRELANDDAAYRSLTLSWFEHSPLLDVLKWLAQKNVRVIITTDHGTIRVKKPSKIIGDRNTNTNLRYKQGKNLNYIDKDVFVIKNPHEAQLPKVHVSSAYVFAKEDAFFVYPNNYNQFVNYFNGTFQHGGISLEEMIIPFITYSPK; this is translated from the coding sequence ATGCAGAAAATCCACATTCTTTGGGCAGATGATGAAATTGAGTTCCTAAAACCTCATATCTTATTATTAGAACAGAAAGATTATAAAGTAAAGACAGTAAACAACGGTTCAGATGCTGTGGAAGCATTTCAAAACGAACCCTTTGACTTGGTTTTTCTGGATGAGAATATGCCTGGATTGACTGGATTGGAGACCCTGGATATCCTTAAGGAGATTAACCCTTCCATTCCCATGGTGCTGGTCACCAAGAACGAGGAGGAGCACCTGATGGAAGATGCCATCGGCGCCAAGATCGATGATTACCTGATCAAGCCTGTCAATCCAAAACAGATTCTACTCACCATCAAGAAATTCACGGAAAATAAACGCTTGATTTCCGAGCGTACCAGCATGGCCTACCAACAGGACTTCCGGGAACTGGGTATGCGCATGAATGATATCGGCAGCTACCACGAATGGGTACACGCCTACAAGAAACTGTTGTACTGGGAACTATCTTTGGAGAAATTGGAAGACGCAGGTATGCATGAAATCTTGACCATGCAGAAGTCTGAAGCCAACCTGTTGTTCTCCAAATTTATCGAAAAGGAATACCTGCATTGGATCAAAAATCCGGAGGAGGGACCTACCCTATCCCACCAGCTTTTCAAGAAAAAGGTTTTCCCCAAACTTGAACCTGAGAAACCCACATTCTTCTTCCTCATCGACAACCTAAGGTATGACCAGTGGAAGGTGATCAACGAGGTGATTACAGATTATTACCGCGTGGAAGAGGAAGACAATTATTACAGTATCTTGCCGACCGCAACGCAATATGCGCGGAACGCTATTTTCTCGGGGCTGACTCCATTGGAAATGGAGAAACGGTTCCCCAACGAATGGCAGAATGACGACGATGAAGGTGGAAAGAACCTGTACGAGGATGTGTTCCTGGCCGACCAGATAAAGCGCGTGTACCGTAAGGATATCCGCCATAGCTATACCAAGGTCATCACCATGGAGCAGGGAAAAGATGTGCTCGATAACATCAACAAGTACATGCAGAATGATCTGAATGTGTTGGTTTATAACTTCGTGGACATGCTTTCGCATGCACGCACGGATGTAGCCATGATCCGCGAGCTCGCCAATGATGACGCAGCCTACCGTTCGTTGACCTTATCGTGGTTTGAGCACTCGCCCCTATTGGATGTGCTGAAATGGTTGGCGCAGAAAAACGTGCGGGTCATTATCACGACGGACCACGGTACGATACGGGTGAAAAAGCCGAGCAAGATCATCGGCGATCGGAATACCAACACGAATCTTCGCTACAAACAGGGGAAGAACCTGAATTACATCGACAAGGATGTCTTTGTGATCAAAAACCCCCATGAGGCACAGTTACCGAAGGTACACGTCAGTTCCGCTTATGTATTCGCCAAGGAAGATGCCTTTTTCGTTTACCCGAACAACTACAATCAATTCGTCAACTATTTCAACGGGACCTTTCAGCATGGGGGGATTTCGCTGGAAGAGATGATTATCCCTTTTATTACGTATAGCCCCAAATAA
- a CDS encoding HD domain-containing protein, whose translation MNKKKIINDPVYGFVTIPSGFIYDLIQHPYLQRLRYIKQVSMTHLVYPGALHTRFQHVIGAMHLMSLAIETLRGKDVYISEEEEEAALAAILLHDVGHGPFSHSLEHTIVEGVSHELISALLMDRLNQEFSGKLDLAITIFNDQYPRRFLHQLVSSQLDTDRMDYLNRDSFFTGVSEGVISFDRIIKMLFVKDDQLVIEAKGIYSVEKFLIARRLMYWQVYLHKTVITAEQMLIQALTRAKELSNAGEELFATPAFGHFLKNKVNKDNFLADPSHLKWFTRLDDTDILSAIKIWTDHKDPILSLLCSKIIKRELFRTELSNTPFSESYRQEIKERVIEKFGVAEEDLGYYIYEQVIANNAYDASGGKICVLFKDGQLKDIAEASDLSNIEALSRRVEKYAITYPKEIGYVPLTKQTIINI comes from the coding sequence TTGAATAAGAAAAAAATAATAAATGATCCTGTCTACGGTTTTGTTACAATTCCGTCGGGATTCATTTATGACCTCATCCAGCACCCCTATTTACAGCGCCTTCGGTATATCAAGCAGGTAAGCATGACACACCTGGTTTACCCCGGTGCACTGCATACGCGATTCCAGCATGTCATCGGTGCCATGCACCTGATGAGCTTGGCCATTGAAACACTGCGCGGTAAGGATGTCTATATTTCGGAGGAAGAAGAAGAGGCCGCATTGGCAGCAATCCTGTTGCACGACGTCGGGCATGGGCCATTCTCCCATTCCCTGGAACATACAATCGTCGAAGGTGTATCCCATGAGCTGATTTCGGCGCTGTTGATGGATCGCTTGAACCAGGAGTTTTCAGGCAAGTTGGATTTGGCCATTACGATTTTTAATGATCAGTATCCCCGTCGTTTCCTGCACCAATTGGTCTCCAGTCAATTGGATACAGATCGGATGGATTACCTGAACAGGGATAGTTTCTTCACCGGTGTGTCAGAAGGGGTGATTTCCTTTGACAGGATCATCAAGATGCTGTTCGTAAAGGATGATCAATTGGTCATAGAGGCCAAGGGGATCTATTCCGTAGAGAAGTTCCTGATTGCCCGTCGGTTGATGTACTGGCAGGTCTATCTGCACAAGACGGTGATCACGGCAGAGCAAATGCTCATACAGGCGCTAACCCGCGCCAAGGAGCTAAGTAATGCTGGAGAAGAGCTGTTTGCCACGCCAGCATTTGGCCATTTCCTGAAGAACAAGGTAAATAAAGATAATTTTTTAGCTGATCCGTCTCACTTGAAGTGGTTTACACGTTTGGATGATACGGATATCTTATCAGCGATTAAGATATGGACGGACCATAAAGACCCGATATTAAGTCTTTTATGTTCCAAAATAATAAAACGGGAGCTGTTCCGAACGGAGTTGAGCAATACACCCTTTTCGGAATCCTATAGACAAGAGATTAAAGAACGAGTAATTGAGAAGTTTGGTGTCGCGGAAGAAGATTTAGGCTACTACATCTATGAGCAGGTCATTGCGAACAATGCCTACGATGCAAGTGGCGGCAAAATATGCGTACTATTCAAGGATGGACAATTGAAGGATATTGCTGAGGCATCCGATCTATCCAACATTGAGGCACTTTCCCGGCGGGTGGAGAAATATGCGATTACCTATCCGAAGGAAATTGGCTATGTACCCCTGACCAAACAGACAATTATTAACATATAA